The sequence GCCGCCCTCATGGAAGAAGGCGTAGATCGTCTCGGCCAACTGGCCCGAGATTCCCTCGACCGCCTTGAGGTCGGCAAGGTTGGCGCGCGCCACCGCCTTGGCGCTGCCGAAATGGTTCAACAGCGCGCGTTTACGGGTCGCGCCGACGCCGGGCACCTCGTCCAGCGGCGTGGCCGACACCGCCTTGGCGCGTTTCTGCCTGTGGGCGCCGATGGCGAACCGGTGCGCCTCGTCCCGCATGCGCTGAATGAAATAGAGGACCGGATCGTTGCGTTTCAGCGCAAAGGCGGGTTTACCGGGACGGTAGAACTCTTCCTTGCCCTGGTCGCGGTCGATGCCCTTGGCCACACCGATGAAGGGCACATCGTCGATCCCCAACTCCTCCATGATCTCGGCCACCGCGCTGACCTGCCCGGCCCCGCCGTCGATCAGCAACAGGTCCGGCCATGCGTCTGTCTCGCGGTCGGGGGCTTCCTTGAGCAGACGCTGAAAGCGGCGGGTCAGAACCTCTTTCATCATGCCGAAATCGTCGCCCGGCGTCAGGCTGTCGCCACGAATGTTGAACTTGCGGTATTGCGATTTCACGAACCCCTCGGGCCCGGCCACGATCATCGCGCCGACGGCATGCGCACCCTGGATGTGCGAGTTGTCATAGACCTCGATCCGAGATGGCCGCCCATCGAGGTCGAACGCATCGCCAAGGCCATCGAGCAGCTTGGCCTGCGCCTGCCCCTCGGCCATGCGGCGCCCAAGGCTTTCGCGCGCATTGCGCAGGGCGCCGTCGATCAACTCGGCCTTTTCGCCCCGCTGGGGCACGAGGATCTCGACCTTGCGGCCGCGCTTTTGCGACAGGGCGTCGGCCATCAGGTCGGCGTTCTCGACCTGATGCGACAAAAGTACTTGGCGCGGCGGTTCCTTCTGGTCGTAGAACTGGCCCAAGAACGCCTCGAGCACTTCGGGTTCCTCGATATCGGGGCCGACACGCGGATAGAAATCGCGGTTGCCCCAGTTCTGGTTGGCCCGGATGAAAAAGACCTGCACACAGGCCTGCCCCCCCTCCCATATGCAGGGCGATCACGTCGGCCCGGTCACGCCGCGCGGGTTAATGCCCTGGGCCGATTGCACGGCAGTCAGCGCGCGGATGCGGTCGCGCAGCGCTGCGGCACGTTCGAATTCCATCGCGGCCGAGGCAGCCTGCATGTCCGCCGCAAGGCGCTGCTGCAGATCCTTCGAGTCGCCCTTGAGAAAGCGTTCGGCATCGCGCACCGACGCCGCATAGTCGGCCTCGGAGATATGGCCGACGCAGGGGCCGCTGCACCGCTTGATCTGATACAACAGGCAGGGTCGTGTCCGACTGTCAAAGACGGCATCGGTGCAGTTGCGCAGCAAGAACACCTTTTGCAGCTGGTTCAGCGTGCGGTTCACCGCCCCGGCACTGGCAAAGGGGCCGAAATAGCTGCCTTTCTGCTTTTTCGCGCCACGATGCTTCTTGATCTGGGGAAAGGGGTGATCCTTGGCCACCAGGATGTTGGGAAAGCTCTTGTCGTCGCGCAGCAGCACGTTGTAGCGCGGCTTGAGCTGCTTGATCAGGTTCTGTTCCAGCAGCAGCGCTTCGGTTTCCGTGCGCGTCGTCAGGAACATCATCGAGGCGGTTTCGCGGATCATCCGCGCAATGCGCGGGCTGTGACCCGATGGCTTGGCGTAATTCGACACGCGCCGCTTCAGAGCCCGCGCCTTGCCGACATAAAGCACGCGCGATTGCGCATCGAGCATCCGATAGACACCCGGCGAATTGTCGAGCTTGCGCACATAGGTCTGGATGACCTCGTGGCCGCTTTGCGGTTGGTTTTCGACCATTTCCGACATGCTTCAGGGCTTTAGCCGATTCCTTTCGCGGCTGCACCGGGCCGCCCCCGGATGCAAGAGTTCGAATATCCCCCATCCCTGTGGATAAGCTTTCGGATAAATCATGGGGATACAGATTTTCTCTTTATTTTTGGCCAGCTTCTGCGCTTTGCCCAGTTTTTAGGCGGTATTTTAGCGCCTTGTTTTTAAACGATATATTTTCGAACGGCCGTGCGTTTCATCGTCGCGTCACACATTCGTTACCCTAACGTCACCAAACAGGCCACAGTGGAAAGAAATGATCGTCTCAAATGAAACGACTATTCCACCCCCAGCACGTCAGGCGTTTCCCAAGCCAGATGTTGCCCCCCATCGACACAGATCAACTGCCCCGTCACGGCCCGCGCCGCCAGGAAATAGCGCAGCGCCGCGCAGATCCCTTGCGGGTCGGCGCCACGGTGCAGAACGGTGGCCGCGCGTTGCTTGGCAAAGTGTTCGGCCGACTGCCGCGCACCCTGCATCGTGGGGCCGGGGCCGATCGCGTTCACCCGGATATGCGGGGCCAGCGCCTGCGCTGCCGTCTTGGTAAAGGCCCACAATCCCATCTTGGCGATGGTGTAGGTCATGAATTCGGGCGTGAGCTTGCGGACCCGTTGGTCGATCATGTTGATGACCAGGCCCTGCGCCTGCGGCTCGCCGTTTTCGTCGGCCTGCGCCGGGGGCATCTGGGCGGCCAGCGCCTGCGTCAGGACGAAGGGCGCGCGCAGGTTCGATTCCAGGTGCCTGTCCCAGCTATCGCGAGTGGCGGTTTCGATATTGTCGTAGTCGAAGACCGAGGCGTTGTTGATCAGAACGGTGATCGGCTGGCCCAGGGCCTTGGCGGCCTCTGGCAGAAGGGCCTGCACCGCCGCCTCATCCAGCAGATCGGCCTGAACGGTCACGGCCTTCCGCCCGATGGCGCGGATCTCGGCGGCGGTTTCCTCGGCGCCGTCGGGGCTGGAATTGTAATGGACCGCAACATCATGGCCCGCCTGCGCCAGTTCCAGCGCCATGGCCTTGCCCAGACGCTTGCCCGCGCCCGTTACCAGTGCCGTCATGAGACCCTCTTTCTGCTCAACTCAGGAGATAGAGGATATAGGTCACGTAGAGGGCAGAGAAACCCAGACCGACGAGGCGCCCCATCTGCAGTCCGAGGAACACGAAGGGCGCCAGAACCAGCGACGCGGCCAACATCACCCACAGGTCGAAGCCGAGGAATGCGGGATCGACCGGGATCGGCCCGACAAGCGCGGCAACGCCGATAATGGCCAGCAGATTGAACATGTTCGAGCCGATGACATTGCCGAGCGCCACATCCGCATGCCGCCGGATCGCGGCCATGACCGTCGTGGCCAGTTCCGGCAGCGAGGTGCCCACCGCAACCAGCGTCAGGCCGATGACCGTATCCGAGACGCCATAGGCCGTGGCAATGGCGATCGAACTGTCGACCAGAAGATCGGCACCCAGCGGCAACCCGATCAGCCCCAGCAGAACGTAGAGGGCAATCTGCCACCACGGCATATCGGGGTCGGCTTCCTCCAGGTCCTCGATATCGGGCATGTCGTCAGGGTCTTCATCGCTGGCACCATTGACCTCGCGCCGGTGCGCCCGCGCGGCGCGAACCGCGTCAAGCAGCACAAGGGCAAGGATGCTGAGCAAGACAAGCGAATGCCACCAGGTGATCGGCCCGGCAAAGGCAAGGCCGATGAACACCACGCTGGAAAAGATCATCACCATGTAGGTGCGTTGGGTATCGCTGCCGGCGTGCAGGCCCGAAATCAGCGCCGGGATACCAAGGACCAGAAGGATATTCGCGGTGTTCGATCCGACGACATTGCCCAGTGCCAGTCCCGGCACGCCGTCGAGAACGGACTTGATGCTGATCAGCAGCTCGGGCGCGGATGTGCCGAAAGCCACGACGGTCAGGCTGACAATCAGCGCCGGTATCCCCAGACGCAGGCTCAGGTTCACCGCCCCCTTGACGAGAACGTCACCGGCAAGCAGCAGGATGACGAGGCCAAGCCCCGCCAGCGCGAACTCGATCACCATGCCGTCAGTCCCGCCTTTCCTTGCAGTGCGGGCAATCGCCGCCACGCAGATTGTAGCGTCCACAATCGGGACAGACGCGCGGTTTCGGCAGGCCTTTTCCACGTTTCAGCCCGGGCAGGCCCGGCAGGCGCAGACGCCCGAACATGGCCAGAACCGCCATGAAAATCAGGAAAAGCGTGACGATCTTGACCATCATGACAGACCGTAGCGTGCCCAAAGGGCCTGTTCTTCGATGCCGCGCCCGAAATCCTGTGCGATTTGCGCGCCAAAGCGCTGCCAAAGGCTGCGCTTGGGGCCATAGACGGCAAAGCGGGTCTTGTCGCCGTGCAATTCCTTCATCTTGGGCACCAGATGCCCGATGCCATCGGCAAGGCCCAAATCGACCGCTTTCGCGCCGGTCCAGAAGGCGCCGGTGAACAGATCCTTGTCCGTGCTCAGGCGGTCACCCCGCCGCGACGCGACATGTGCCTTGAAGGCATCGTGAATGTCGGATTGCAAGTCTTTCAGCCGCTCGACATCCTCGGCGCGTTCTGGGCGGAAGGGATCAAGGATCGACTTGTCTTCGCCCGCCGTGTGAACGCGGCGTTCGATCCCGACTTTCTGCAGGGCCTCGTGAAACCCGAAACTGGCGGAAATGACGCCGATCGACCCGAGGATCGAACTGTGATCCGCCCAGATACGATCGGCCGCGCAGGCCAGCCAATACCCGCCCGAGGCCGCCACATCCTCTACAAAGGCATGAACGGGCACTTCTTTCTCGTCGGCCAGCCGCCGGATGCGCGCGGCAATCAACGAGGATTGCACCGGGCTGCCACCGGGCGAGTTGATCGACAAGGCAACGGCGGCGGGCTTTCCCTTGCGAAAGGCACGCTCGATGGCCGTGGCGACGGCAGCGTCGGACAGGCCGCCGCGCGGCGACGCCATGATCGCGCCGTTCAGCCGGATCACGGCCACGACCGGATCGGATTTCACGAAAGGGATGAAGCGTTTCATGCCCTGCGATGTAGAGTGCCCATCGCGCATCAACAAGGCAGGCGGGGCCGATTTGCCCCGCCTTGTTGTCTTTGGCGGCTATTGCGCCGTCCAGCCGCCATCGATCGGAATGGCCGTGCCGGTGACGTTATGGGCGATGGGGGCACACAGCCACAGGGCCAATGCCCCGATCTCGGACGGATCGGATGTGCGTTGCGAGGGCTGTTTCTCGGCCAGCAGATCGGCAATCCCCAGATCGCGGTCGCCGCCATGCAGCCCGGCCCGCGCCTGGATCTGAGGCTCGATGATCGCGGTTTCCGTCCAGCCAGGGCAAATGCAATTGACGGTCACGCCGCCCTTCGTCTTGTCGCCCGCCGCCGCGTATTCCAGTGCGGCAACCCGGCTCAGCCCGACAAGCCCGAACTTGGCGGCGACATAGGGCGACTTGTCCTTTGACGCGACCAGCCCATGAACCGAGGCAATGTTGATCACGCGCCCATATCCGCGCTCGGCCATGTGCGGCAGCGCCTTTTGCATCGTTGAAAAGGCCGCGGACAGGTTGATCTGCAGGATCGTATCCCACCGGTCGCGCGGCATCTCGGCGATCGGGGCGGTATGCTGAACACCGGCATTGTTCACCAAAATATCCGCCCCGCCCCAGGCCGCGACGGCCGCCATCAACGCATCGATCCGCTCGGGGTCGCGCAAATCGCCGGGGAAGAACTCGGCCTGCGGCGATCCCTTGTCGCGCAGATGGTGACAGACTTCCTCGATCTGGGCATCACCGGCGATGCCATGCACCGCGATGCGGGCGCCAGCCTCGGCCAGCGCTTCGGCAATGGCGAGGCCAATGCCCTGAACGGACCCCGTCACAAGGGCCGTTTTGCCGGTCAGATCGGTCATGTCGCGTCCTCCTCCAGACGTGTGCGCAGCGCGGTCTTGAGGACCTTGCCGTAGTTGTTCTTGGGTAGCTCGGGCAGGGCGAAGTAGGCCTTGGGCCGCTTGAACCGCGCCATGTTGTCGAAGCAATGCGCATCGAGCGTTGCATCGTCGACCGTCACCCCCGGCGCGGCGACGACGAAGGCCACGACATCCTCGCCCCATTCTTCGGATTTGCGGCCGACGACCGACACCTCGTGCACCGAGGGGTGGGTCAGCAGCACCTCTTCGACCTCGCGCGGGTAGATATTGGTGCCGCCCGAGATGATCACATCCTTCGAGCGGTCGGCCAGCGTCAGATAGCCGTCCGCATCCAACTGGCCCATGTCGCCGGTCATCAGCCATCCGTCGCGCAGGGTTTTTTCGGTGGCCTCGGGGTTCTGCCAATACCCCGGCATGACCGGCGCGCCGCGCACCATGATCTCGCCAATCTGACCGGCTGGCAGACGGGTGCCGCGCCCATCGCCGATGGCGATCTCGACCCGCGATTGCGCCCGCCCGACAGACGCCAGCCGCGCGCGCCAGCGGGGATGCGCACGATCGGCCACATCGGCACGGGACAGGGCGCTGATCGCCATCGGGCATTCACCCTGCCCGTAGATCTGCACGAATTTCGGGCCGAACCAATCGACCGCCTCCTCGATATCGGCGCTGTACATCGGCCCGCCGCCGTAAACGATGGTGCGGATCCCATCGCCCCGCAGGCTGAGCGCCTTGGCGGCATCGGTGAGGCGGCGCACCATGGTCGGCGCCATGAACATTGAGGTCGGCCCATGGGCGGCGGACAGGGCCAGCACCTCGCCCGCGTCATAGCCACCGGACGGCGGCACGATGTGCCGTGCCCCCATCCGCACGTGGATCGGCGCATATATGCCCGCGCCGTGGCTCATGGGCGCGGCATAGAGCGCTGCGTCTTCCGCGGTCACAGGGTCCACGTCGATGGGATAGCACAGCGAGGTCGCGGCCAGCATCCCATGCGTGATGCGCACCCCCTTGGGCTTGCCGGTGGTGCCCGAGGTATAGAACAGCCAGGCGAGGTCGCTGTCATCGCGCGGGGTGAGGTCGGCGGCGGGCCCTGTCGTCATCTCTGCAAATCGCGCGCTGGCGACATCGATCAGGGGGCAGGCGGTCTGTGCCTCGAGCCCAGCGCCCAGATCGTCGGTGACGAAACAGGCCTTGGCCCCACCATCGGCCAGGATCCACGCCGCTTCCTTGGGGTGAAGCTTGGCATTGATCGGCACGGCGACGGCCCCCGCGAGCCAGATGCCATAAAAGCAAATCAGGTAGTCCGGGCAGTTCTTGGCAAAGATGCCGACGCGGTCGCCTGGCCCAATGCCCCGCTCCCGCAGGGCATGGGCAAGGGCCGCCGCCTTGCCGTGAAAGGTCGCGTAATCCGCGACGATCTTGTCGCCCAGCATCAGGGCGTGGCTGTCGCCCGCGACTTGTGCGGTCCGTTCAAGCCAAATCGCGATATTCATGTGAACCTTCCTCCCCCGATGAAATCAGCACAGGCCGCAGCGGGGGACAAGATCTCACAGCGTCAGGCCCATCTCTTCCAGACAGCTGCGCGCGGTGTCATGATGCCGTTCTGGCATACGCCCCCAGAAATCGGACAGGATGGCGGGCCATTGCGGGGCCTGTTCCAGGAACGCCGCGCGATGGTAGTGCAGGATTTCCGCATCGGGCGTCTGGCTGTAATCCTTGCGCCGCGTGAGCGAGTAGTTCCACGTCTCGCCCAGCACTTCGGCCTTGTAGCCAAACCGGGCCATCGTCAGCGGAAGGGTGATCTGGTCAAGCCATGGGCGCTTTCCGCCGATGCTGCAATTGTGGTCGAAATCCAGTGCCGTTTCCAACCAGTGATCGGCAAACCGTTTGCCCTCCGCACCCTGAGGGTCTTCGGAGAAACAGACGAAACCGGCGTTGAAATAGGGCACGAATTCCTTTTTCCGCCCGCGCAAAAGGCGCACGCGTTCTGTCGGAACCGGCAGCCCGTAATGGGCATAGGCGCGTTCCCAGCGGTCGTCCTCGCGGCCCCATGTGGGCAGGCCCTCGGGCGCGGCGGCAACGGTGTCGGCGGGCAGATCGGCCATCGCGGTCAAGGGTTTGGCGCATACGATATCGGTGTCGAGAAAGATGGCGCGGCCGCCTGCGCGGTGGTCGCTGGCGGCCAGCAGTTTGTTGCCGTGCGGATAGTCGCCCCGCCACCCAGGCGTGGGCGGCAAGGCACGCAGATCGACGCTGCAGGCTGCATAGAGGTCGCGGGTGGCGGCGCTGACCTCGGGCAGATAGCTGTCCGACGCATAGGCATACAGGCGCACGGTCTGATGCCCCTCATGCGCCATGGCCAGCGAACTGGCCAGCAGCCAGCTTTGCCATTCCAACCGCTGTCCATCGGCAACGAAAAGGATCGAAAGGGTTTGCGAAGTCATGGCGGGTGGGCCCTGCGCCTGTATCGGTCTGCTCTGGCTGGCACTCTGCCTTGAAACGCCAAGGGGGGCCAGTGCCCGATCGCCTAGCCCTCGATCAGGATGGCCCGGAAATCGTTCACATTGGTCAGGGTCGGCCCAGGCACGACCTGATCCCCGAGACCGGCAAAAAAGCTGTGCGCATCGTTGCGGGCCAGCGCGGTGGCGGGGTCCAGACCGGCCGAGCGCGCCCGGATCAGCGTATCGGGTCCGATCAAGGCCCCCGCAACCTCGGCGGCGCCGTCCACGCCATCGGTGTCGCAGGCGATGGCATGAATGCCCGCCGCCCCCTCAAGGGCGACCGCCAGCGCCAGCGCATATTCCGCATTCGGCCCCCCGATGCCGTCGCCCCGACGCGTGACCGTCAACTCGCCCCCGGACAGGAGCAGGCGGGGGCACTGCCCGGCAAGGGCCATCCTTGCATGACCCTTGGCCACGTCGCGCGCCTCGCCCTCCAGCGCGTCGCCGAGGATCTCGACCGTGTAGCCTGCGGCGCGACCGATTTCGGCGGCTGCGGCAAGGGATTGGGACGGCGCGGCATAGATCACGTTCTCGACGCGCGACAGGCGCGGATCCCCCGGCGCGATCACGCCGGTCTGTGTCGCAAGCACGGCGTGGACGCTGGGCGCGGCCGCGATCCCCCAGCGCTCGAGGATCGCACGTGCCTCCGCGGCGGTGCTGGCATCGCCCACCGTCGGCCCCGATCCGATCATCGCCGCGTCGTCACCGGGCACGTCCGAGATCATCAGCGCCAACATGCGCGCGGGGTATGCCGCCGCTGCCAGTTGCCCCCCCTTGACCCGGCTGAGATGTTTGCGCAGCAGGTTCATCTGCCCAATCGGCGCCCCCGAGGCCAGCAGCGCCGCGTTGACCGCCTGCTTTTCCGCCAGAGTGATCTCACCGGCCGGCGCCGTCAGCAGGGCCGACGCCCCGCCAGAGATCAGGGCCAGCACGAAATCGTCCTCGGACAGATCCCTCAGCAGATCCAGCATGCGCGCCGTCGCGGCAGCCCCGGCCGCGTCGGGAACGGGGTGGGCTGCCTCGACGATCTCGATCCCCGCACAAGGGCGCGCATACCCGTAGCGTGTGATGACCAACCCCGCACACGGCCCCCACTCCGCCTCGACGGCCTCGGCCATGCGGGCGCTGGCCTTGCCCGCCCCCACGACCCGACACGCCGTCGGGCCTGGGCGGCAGAACGCGGGCCAGGGATTGCATCGGATCGGCCACTTCGACCGCTTTTGCGAACATGGCCTGCAACAGGGCTTTGGGGGGCATGCATCCTCGCTTGGCTATTCTGGGGCCGTGACGCCGGCATCCGGGGACTGCGACGATGTTTAGACGTGGCGCGCGCCCAAAGCCAAGGGCCCCGCTCCCCCGCAACGGGGCCGCTGTCTGGCGTCAGGTCTTGTAGATTCCGTGCTGTGTCAGGCGCGTTTCGAATTCGGCGATCCGGCCGCGCGCCTCGGGCGAACCCGACACCATGCGCGCCACCAACGCCTCGGCCAGGGCGAAATAGGCCAGCAGGCTGGGCAAGACCTGGGGGCCATGCATCTGCGGGGTCAGAACGATCTCGGCCCCTTGTGCAAGTGGCGATGAATACATGTCGGTGACCGCCAGAATACGCGCGCCCCGCGCCGTTGCGATCCGATGCGCCTCGATCGCCTCGGCCGAATAGAGCGCGTAGGAAATCGGCACGACAACGTCACTTGGCCCCGTGGCCGTGAGCGCATCGGCAATGGCGCCCGGCGCCGAGGGGACCGGGGCAAAGGTGGGAAAGGCCATGCGCCCGGTATAGGCAAAGTAATGCGCGATCGAGTAGCAACTGCGCACCCCGATGCAATGGATCTGGCGTGCCGACAGCAACATCGTGGCCGCTGTATCCAGCTTGTTCGACATGTCGGTATCGAACAGGGCGTTGAGATTGGCAATTGCCGCCCCTTGCAGCGCATCGAAGAGCGCGCCCTTCTCGGTATGGCGCAGGCGGGCCGCCCGATCGGCATAGGTTTCCTCGCCACCACGCAACGCCTGCTGAAACGCAAGGCGACAGGCATCATATCCGTCGAACCCCAAGGCGCGCGCCAGGCGAAACACCGAGTTGGGGTTGACGTCGGCCAGTTGCGCCAGCCCCCTGACCGAATGAAACGCCATTTCCTCGGGGTGCTGTTGCGCCCAGCGCGCCAGTTCGGCCACCCGAGGGGACGCGGTGGTGGCGATGTCTGCCAGGGCACGGCGCAAGGTGTCGATGGATTTCAGCCCGGCGTCATTGTCGTTCTCCACGCTCCCCCCATTTCTGCCGAGCCAGATGATCGCACTTGAAACAATTGATTGCAGATCTTGACCTTGCGCAACCATTTGTTTCAGGTAAGGCGCAGCCCGACCGACAAGCTCGGGCCAATCACAGGGAGAGTTATCAATGAAAAAGCACGTCCTTGGCGGCGTCGTCGCAATCGCCGGTGCGGTGGCTGCAGGCGGTGCAAGCGCACAAGACCAAACCTTTATCACGATCGGCACGGGCGGCGTGACGGGTGTCTATTACCCCACCGGCGGGGCGATCTGCCGCCTGGTGAACCGCGGCCGCGCCGATCACGGCATCCGCTGCGGCGTCGAATCGACCGCCGGCTCGGTGTTCAACATCAACGCCATCCGTGGCGGTGAACTGGAATTCGGCGTGGCCCAGTCCGACTGGCAATATCATGCCTTCAACGGCACCTCGCGCTTTGAAGAGCAGGGCCCGTTCGAAGAGCTGCGCGCGGTGTTCTCGGTCCACCCCGAGCCCTTTACGGTCGTGGCACGCGCCGACGCCGGCATCGAGAGCTTCGAGGACCTGCAAGGCATGCGCGTGAACGTGGGCAACCCGGGTTCGGGCCAGCGCGGCACCATGGAAGTGCTGATGGCCGAGATGGGCTGGACGATGGATGATTTCGCCGTCGCCTCGGAACTGCAGGCCGCCGAGCAGAGCCAGGCGCTGTGCGACAACAACATCGACGCGATGATCTACACCGTGGGGCACCCCTCGGGCTCGATCCAGGAGGCCACCACCGCCTGCGACAGCGTACTGGTGGACGTGACCGGCGAGGCCGTGGATTCGCTCGTGTCCGAGAACTCGTTCTATCGGACCGCCACGATCCCCGGCGGCATGTATCGCGGCAATGACGAGGACACGACCACCTTTGGTGTCGGCGCGACCTTCGTGACCTCGGCCGACGTGCCCGAGGAGGTCGTGTATGAAGTCGTGTCGGCCATCTTCGAGAACATCGACCAGTTCCGCGGCCTGCACCCGGCCTTCGCCAACCTCGACCCGGCGGAAATGGCCAATGACGGCCTGTCAGCCCCGCTGCATCCGGGCGCCGAGCGCTACTACCGCGAAGCCGGCCTGATCGAATGATCAAGGGCCGATTTGCCTGACGTGATCGCCCGGAGCCGTGACCCTCGGCTCCGGGCTTTTGTTTGATTGGGGCTGGACGGCCACTCCTGACCATTGGGGAACGCGGATGGTGAACGACAACGAACAGCAAGGCGCTGGTGGCCGGCAATTCAGCGACGAAGAGCTGCAGGATCTGGTCGCCTCGAGCGACAGTGGCGCGCGCGACCCCGACAACCGGGGCATCGCCCTGCTGATTGCGGGTCTGGCGCTGGCGTGGTCGCTCTTTCAGCTTTGGATCGCACAGCCGCAACTTTGGTTTGCCGAATACATTCCCGCGCTCAATTCCTCGCAGACGCGGCCGATCCACCTGACCTTTGCCATCGTGCTCGCCTTCCTTGCCTATCCGGCGTTCAAATCCTCGCCGCGACACCGCATTCCTTTGTTTGATTGGGTCCTTGCCGCCATCGGTGGCGGCGCGGCCTTTTACGTTTTTCTGTTCTCGGACACGCTGGCCCTGACCGCGCGATCGGGCCTGCCCACGCAAACGCAGGTCATCATCGGCGCCATCGGCCTGCTTGTCCTGCTCGAGGCCAGCCGCCGCGCGCTTGGCCCGGCCCTGACGATCGTCGGGTCGGTCTTCCTGCTCTATGCCTATATGGGCACGGGCTGGCTGATCCCTGAGTTGATCGAGCATGAGGGGCTGAGCTTTACCGCGTTGATCAATGCGCAATGGCTGGACACGGCCGGGGTGTTCGGCATTCCGCTGGGGGTTTCCACGGCCTTCGTCTTCCTGTTCGTGCTGTTCGGCTCGTTGCTGGATAAGGCGGGCGCGGGCAATTACTTCATCAAGCTCGCCTTCGCGGGCCTCGGCCACCTGCGCGGCGGCCCGGCCAAGGCGGCGGTTGTCGGCTCGGCCATGACCGGCCTGATCTCGGGCTCGTCCATTGCCAATGTCGTGACGACCGGCACCTTCACCATCCCGCTGATGAAGCGGGTGGGCTTTACAAACGAACAGGCCGGATCGGTCGAGGTGGCCAGTTCCGTCAATGGCCAGATCATGCCGCCCGTCATGGGGGCCGCGGCCTTTCTGATGGTCGAGTTCATCGGCATTTCCTATGTCGAAGTCATCAAGCACGCCTTCATCCCGGCGGTGATTTCCTACATCGCACTGGTCTATATCGTGCATCTCGAAGCGCTGAAGAAAGACATGCCCGCACTTGGCGAGGCCAAGAGCTTTATCGGCATGCTGCTGAAATTCTTCATCGGCTTTGCCGTGGCCGGTGTGGCCTTTACCGCGCTGATCTACGGCGTCGGCGCGTTGCGCGCCGTGGCCCCGGCCCTGGCCAGCCCGGTGATGATGGCGGTCTTGCTGGGCGTCTATGCCCTGCTGGTCTGGGTCGCCGCGCGCCGCCCCGACCTCGAGGTGGACGACCCCAACGACCCCGAGATCAAGCTGCCCACCGTCAAGGAGGTCTATGCCACCGGCCTGCATTACATCCTGCCCATCGTGGTGCTGGTCTGGTTCCTGATGGTCGAACGTCAAAGCCCGGCGAAATCGGCCTTCTATGCCACGTCTCTGATGCTGCTGATCATCGTCACGCAACGCCCGATGAAGGCGATCTTCCGGGGCCAAGGCGCGCAATTGATCGCCGAGTTGAAGGGCGGCTTCACCGACCTGCTCGACGGCCTGATCGCCGGTGCGCGCAACATGATCGGCATCGGCGTTGCCACGGCGGCCGCCGGCATCATCGTCGCAACCGTCACCAAGACGCCGATCGGCACCGAACTTGCCGGGCTGGTGGAACAGCTTTCGGGCGGCATCCTGTTTGTGATGCTGGTGTTGATCGGGCTGTTCTCGCTGATCCTGGGTATGGGCCTGCCGACCACGGCGAACTACATCGTGGTGTCGTCGCTGATGGCCTCGGTCGTGGTCTCGCTGGGCGCGCAGGAGGGGCTGATCGTGCCGCTGATCGCGGCGCATCTGTTCGTGTTCTATTTCGGGATCATGGCCGATGTCACACCGCCCGTGGGCTTGGCCAGCTTCGCCGCCGCCGCCGTGTCCGGGGGGGATCCGATCCGAACGGGCTTTACCGCGTTCTTCTACAGCCTGCGCACGGTGGCCCTGCCCTTCCTGTTCATCTTCAACCCCACGCTGATCCTTTATGGCGTGGACCTGGGCACGACCGCGGGCATTTTGCAGGCGATCTCGGTCTTTGTCATCGCAACCTTTGCCATGCTGCTCTTCGCGGCGG comes from Roseibacterium elongatum DSM 19469 and encodes:
- a CDS encoding MurR/RpiR family transcriptional regulator, which codes for MENDNDAGLKSIDTLRRALADIATTASPRVAELARWAQQHPEEMAFHSVRGLAQLADVNPNSVFRLARALGFDGYDACRLAFQQALRGGEETYADRAARLRHTEKGALFDALQGAAIANLNALFDTDMSNKLDTAATMLLSARQIHCIGVRSCYSIAHYFAYTGRMAFPTFAPVPSAPGAIADALTATGPSDVVVPISYALYSAEAIEAHRIATARGARILAVTDMYSSPLAQGAEIVLTPQMHGPQVLPSLLAYFALAEALVARMVSGSPEARGRIAEFETRLTQHGIYKT
- a CDS encoding TAXI family TRAP transporter solute-binding subunit yields the protein MKKHVLGGVVAIAGAVAAGGASAQDQTFITIGTGGVTGVYYPTGGAICRLVNRGRADHGIRCGVESTAGSVFNINAIRGGELEFGVAQSDWQYHAFNGTSRFEEQGPFEELRAVFSVHPEPFTVVARADAGIESFEDLQGMRVNVGNPGSGQRGTMEVLMAEMGWTMDDFAVASELQAAEQSQALCDNNIDAMIYTVGHPSGSIQEATTACDSVLVDVTGEAVDSLVSENSFYRTATIPGGMYRGNDEDTTTFGVGATFVTSADVPEEVVYEVVSAIFENIDQFRGLHPAFANLDPAEMANDGLSAPLHPGAERYYREAGLIE
- a CDS encoding TRAP transporter permease, producing the protein MVNDNEQQGAGGRQFSDEELQDLVASSDSGARDPDNRGIALLIAGLALAWSLFQLWIAQPQLWFAEYIPALNSSQTRPIHLTFAIVLAFLAYPAFKSSPRHRIPLFDWVLAAIGGGAAFYVFLFSDTLALTARSGLPTQTQVIIGAIGLLVLLEASRRALGPALTIVGSVFLLYAYMGTGWLIPELIEHEGLSFTALINAQWLDTAGVFGIPLGVSTAFVFLFVLFGSLLDKAGAGNYFIKLAFAGLGHLRGGPAKAAVVGSAMTGLISGSSIANVVTTGTFTIPLMKRVGFTNEQAGSVEVASSVNGQIMPPVMGAAAFLMVEFIGISYVEVIKHAFIPAVISYIALVYIVHLEALKKDMPALGEAKSFIGMLLKFFIGFAVAGVAFTALIYGVGALRAVAPALASPVMMAVLLGVYALLVWVAARRPDLEVDDPNDPEIKLPTVKEVYATGLHYILPIVVLVWFLMVERQSPAKSAFYATSLMLLIIVTQRPMKAIFRGQGAQLIAELKGGFTDLLDGLIAGARNMIGIGVATAAAGIIVATVTKTPIGTELAGLVEQLSGGILFVMLVLIGLFSLILGMGLPTTANYIVVSSLMASVVVSLGAQEGLIVPLIAAHLFVFYFGIMADVTPPVGLASFAAAAVSGGDPIRTGFTAFFYSLRTVALPFLFIFNPTLILYGVDLGTTAGILQAISVFVIATFAMLLFAAATQGYFLARSRIYESAALLLVAFTLFVPNVFLDMVQSPFREVPPMQFEEALADAPEGARLRIEVSGPDFDTGEITDLTLPIDVVGATAAERLDATGLLLFPDGEVMRLDEPMFGTEAAEALADFDFYADEPVALATVQMPRDRLPEQIFYIPALLLLGLVILLQRRRQTKPAF